The window acttaaaaaaaataaaaataattaacatataaatcCATAAACATCCTTCTATCAATCCCACCTGCCACACAAGCGTAATTTCCCCAGGGCAGGCCCGACATTGAAACCCCTGCAGCAGAGAGCCTTCGGGAAGCTGGTGCACTGCCATGCAGCCACCAGTCTGCAAACACCCGGATGGAAGAGACCTCCAGTTAACTTCAGCACCACAGATATGCCAAAATAAAACCTTCCACTAGAAACGTAGTGAATAAACTTTCTCTTGTTTCCCTcatatttaattcaaaattaagcAGTTTCTTAGTAAGTAGTGTTTGAAAAGCATATCATTTCGATACCCAAAAATCCTGCCTGTAATTTGTCAAAAGAAATACctagcagggcgcctggggggctcagtcggttaaccctccgacttcagctcaggtcatgatcttatggttcctgagctccagccccacatgagagctcgctgctgtcagcactgagccctgtccccaccacccccctctgccctccccccagcacAAACACGGgctttttctcaaaaacaaaacgtttaaaaaaacGAAAAATGCTGCCCAGTTTTATTTTACTCAGAAAGTTGTTGCCTtgctaaaaataagaatttgtaaAGCCGAGAAAGTTCATTATTTCCGGTATCTTTTGTAAATCCCACAATTCACATTTAGGTTTCTTTCCTCACTTCCTAttctggaaaaacagaaaaacaaaggaactGGAGAGGACTAAAaggcacccgcccccccccccccctttttttttttttttttaataagatgcaaaaaagggaggggggttAGCTTAATTCCACAtcaccaaattaaaatttattgtcagTTTGTCAAACCAACATCTATTTCTACACAGCACGgtacgttaaaaaacaaaaagtttcacTCTTCTCCCAGTTACTCTGTCTCGGAAAGCAAACGACCTGCAGACTGGGTTACGCTGGATTGCCAGTGTCACCAGAATTGCTTTGGAAACATGATCGCGTTGGAGAAAGACACATCCCAAATCCAACGGTACATAGTGCAACCAAAACCCTTTCCACGGGTCGGAAAGAGAAACGTCTCGGGGGCGTCTCCGTTGGGCATCAAGTATCAGGCGAAGAGCCGGTTCCGTTCTGTGGACACTCTGCTCTGCCTTCACGCGGGTCGGTGTGGCCAGCTGTGCCAAGTCCTTCACTCTGGGGACGGCATAACCAAGGCAGAAACGGCCCAACGCGATGTCAAAAGCCCAAGGGCGGCTGCCTGTCTCCTCGCTGCTAGCCCCCGCCGGCACCCCGCTACGTTCTCGCCTGGTGGACGGTCGGAGCTCCAGGCTCCTGAGAACGATCGCCGGGCTCCGGCTCCTCTTCTCCGAACACCTGTTTCAACCACCGGTCCGTGCTGGTCTCCTGCCTGAAGAAGCACCAGGCCACCAGAGCCATGAGCGAGAGGCTGAAGGGCAGCACCCTCCACCAGGGCCGTTGCTGCTCCCCTCCCAGGGAGTGCTGCACTTTCCAGCGGGACGGGCTGGCTTTGCTGGAGGAAAACTGAATGGGACGGTCAGGGTCGTCCTCTTCCTCGGCCTCGGCCGCGGGCTGGCCCTGAGCCCGGACACCCGGCGGCGGCTGCAGGTGTCGGGAAGCCCCGCGCACGAACCTCAGCGCCCGGACAGCCCTGGAAAAGAGACAGCCGTGAGCGCGCCCGCCCGCCGCGCCCGCCCTCGGCCCCTCCGAGGCCGCGCGCAGCTCACCCGGTGGCCGGCGCACGCCAGACACGGCTCATCGCGACCCTGACTCTGCGCTCGGCGGGGCGGCGCGGTCCGTTTGCGTCACTTCCGGAGCGCGAAACCGGAAACCGGTAGCCGTTGGAGCCTCCGCTCACGACTACAGAACGTGGGCCCGCTCGCGCAACGGAAGTGACCCGCCTTCTCCGGCGGCCTTTTCCGTCGCAGCCGGCTTACGCAGGCCAGGCCGCACGGGCATGCCGGGAAATGTAGTTCTCCCCCAGCCAGAAGAGGAAAGAGCTGTCCGGTACCTGGGCGTCGGCGGGGCTGGGGCGAGATCGTCGCTCTCGGCCTCCTGGCGATGGTCCCTCAGCCGCAGGGCACGACCCCGGCGCTCACCGCGCGGCCGGTCTCCGCGCTCCGGGCCAGGGCCGCTGTCGGGGACCGAGGCTTCGGCGGACTCCCGCGGCACCTTCCTGTCCTTCGGGCTGTCCCGGGGCTCCCTGCCCCACGCGGTTCCCCCACCTGGCTTCATAGCGAAGCCACGGTAGCTTTTGTCCTCCAGGCAGACTGGCCTTGGTGTTGTGAGAAGACTACATGGAGTGTCCAGGCATCATCTTGTGgggacgtggggggggggggaggggtcttgGTGACAGTATCAGATCGTGAGGCCACGTTGTGAGCTGTGATGTGCTATCTGCCTCATTCAGCTTCTTCCCCTCTGGAGCGTCCCTCTCCTGCACCTGCTTCCTGGAGAAACACCAGACTCTGGGACCAGtgcccccgctccccgccccacCAGGCACTCTCCAGACATTAGGGCGAGAGTGGCAGGCTGGAGGTGTTCCCAGCTCAAACATCTGGGAGTCCTCCCCACCCGGGGAAGCTCAGCTCCGATGCCCCGCGGCAGCTCAGGGCCCAGGCTAGACTGTTGAGAGGTGCCTGTGTCAACAGAGGCACCTGTGTGCCCGGGTCCTCCTcgctgggccccaccccacctGTTCCACCCTGCCCATGCGAATTCACCAGAGAGAACACTctaatataaatagaaaacagagagTTTTATTCCAACCCAAGTTAGGACAGCTGCCCAGGAAATGTGATCTTCACGGGGAAGAGAGTGTTCTGGAGAATGAATTGTTTTTAGACTTTGTTTTTACATCTTGTGAAAGCTCAGAAGATTATAGATCAGCATATAGGCAGCAACATGAATTTTATCATCAAGCGGCGTTGATGGTATCTCAAGGACAAGATGTTTTCCTTTAGGCCGCCGTTCACAAGATGGGTGTAGGATGCACGCATGGGGGACTGTAAATGAGGCTTTTGGTCTAAGCAAAGTGCATCTACGGTCATGCCGATTTAGAAATCTagcatgggggtgcctggggggctcagtcggttgagcatctgatccttgatttaggctcaggtcatgatctcatggttcgggagttcgagcccagcatcgggctctgtgctgacagtgtggagcctgcttgggattctgtctcttcctctgtctctgcctttctctcaagaaaatttttttctaaataaataaataaataaataaaagaaatctaaagTGGCTTCCCTTCTAGATCATGACTTTAGACAGCTTTTCCTCTGGCCAACCACAGGACCCCACCCCAAATCGCTGCCAAACTAACTCACCCCCACGGACCCCCAGGAGTCTGCTGTGGTCCACAGGATGGGCCAGAATCACCCTCGTGTGCCGCCTGGAGGTCTTCCTGGCGGAGGCGGAGATCAAGGAGCTCTTAGGTTAGGGGTGGAGCTGCTGACTGAGGCTGATGCAGCCACCTGTTGGGGACGCCGAGGGCACTGGGCACAAGCTAGCCTGGGACAGCAGAGTGAGCGCAGAGCTGAGAGAGGGGGGTAGGGGCTGCGGCGTCACTCCGGGTCAAGGCAGCCTCCAAGGGGCCACGAATCCCATCTCAGTCTCGGTGACTGCCCTGGATGGGTGACAAAACAAGACAGCTTGGACAGGTGACCTCAGCGCTCGagcctcacttgtaaaatgggtgTCACGTGCCCTTCTCGGGCCACTGTGAGGACTGGTCCCGTGCCTGGGGAGTCTGTGGCTGGTCTTGGGACAGCTACGATTGATAAGGGGGTGGCCTGGAAACACCCTTCCATCCTGCGGCCCTGAGGCAGTGGGGTCACCCTTACTGCCACCGGGTTCTGAGGGGCATTCGAGGCTggggtctgggggcg is drawn from Panthera uncia isolate 11264 chromosome E1, Puncia_PCG_1.0, whole genome shotgun sequence and contains these coding sequences:
- the LOC125927138 gene encoding protein CCSMST1 — encoded protein: MSRVWRAPATGAVRALRFVRGASRHLQPPPGVRAQGQPAAEAEEEDDPDRPIQFSSSKASPSRWKVQHSLGGEQQRPWWRVLPFSLSLMALVAWCFFRQETSTDRWLKQVFGEEEPEPGDRSQEPGAPTVHQART